In Brachyhypopomus gauderio isolate BG-103 chromosome 2, BGAUD_0.2, whole genome shotgun sequence, the DNA window CGGTGCCAGAATAGGGGTGCGCACAGGTGTGGTCTCCGCCCTCTCTCCATCCAcagacaggctgagagacgGCTTCCGCTCCTGCTTCTGTTTAACAGCCAGCTCTTGCCTCAGATCTGCGCAACACACAAGCCCGACCCATGAACACAGGCAGACTGAAAAGCACAGTTACAACAGCCCagttaaaaacacaaacacggcaccccatgctcagagacacacacatacagacatgtgTAACACAGCACACCTACACATGGTCACAGTGGCTGCACAAAAACAAGAAAATGTTTTTcctaagaataaagaaaaaaaagacacaaACATCACTAGGTGACAGAACGAGTGGCCAAATGCACTTGTGCTGGTAAAGGAAGAAGACTAAAAAATACTTTCAAAATGACTACAGGATCTGGAAAATATACCACAATACAATTAAACTGCTGATTACAATAGGTTTTGCAATGTATTAAACCCACAGGGCTTGACCCACATGTGGCCTGCTTTTAGACTAGACTGCATTATTCTGCACTAAATTACTGAAGCAGGTCAATACAGGACTCATCAATACATATCAAAACGTGCCCAAAATGCTAATCTGGAACATGTGCGAATTCCACTTCTGTGACTTGTGAAATGGCTCATTTGTGTTCTGCAGCCTCCTGTGATATCAGTATGACAAAGTCAATATCGTGATAAAGATAGAAGATAAATATATTGGTTAGCCCTTGGCAGCCTCACCACGAGCTTCGTCCTTGAGCCTCTGGACGGACTCCAGTAGGTTCTCCTTTTCATCCAGCTCGCTCTCCAGGAAAGCATTTCGCTCGATCACATGGTTCATTCTCTGCTCAAAGTCCTCGAGAGACATAATGGTGGCCCTAAGAGAGCAAGGAGGAGCCCACAGTCTTAAACACAAAGGAAATCAGAACTTCTCCTTCCCTGCACAAGACCACACCTCGCTGAGCTGATCAATGGCTTGACCACTAGCTGATGGGTTTTATCACATGTACTGGCTCACTGAAAACATAAATTTGGACTCGCTAAACACTGACTcaaagacaaactgtaaaataacAGACAAGTCGGGAACAAGAAATGtgcaaataaaaacacattcaGGTAACTCAataacacagagacagacagactccCATAAGCGGTGGTAGAGGAGCAGATTTGTGCACCCAGGCTCCTGCAGTCAGCATCACCTCTTTGCTCTCTCTAGGTCATCGTTGGACTGCTCCAGCTCCCGGATGTACTTCTGCAGCTGGTCTTTGATAGCGGTTGTCTCTGCCAGCTCTCCCTCCAGAGTGGCGATCTGTCTGTAGGCTTCAGAGTGCTGCAGCTCATACTTCTCCTAGAGGACCAGAAAACAAAGGCTGCTGAAGTGCATCCTAAACTGTCTACTACTGTACCCAAAACACGCTGACAACTTATCCCACTCATCTGGAAAATGTGCGACATACTGATTCAGTAAAATGTACGAGTAAACAGGCCGTATACAGTCATACAATCATCTACACAACAGTCATTTGCACCATGTACTAGCCTGCACAGTGTACAGTTGTGTACCAAAGAACACaaaaaaggggggaaaaaaagacaaCACCAGAAATGGACTACAAAGCACAAAATTCAGTATAAAGGCAGATAGCATTCGAAAACAGTCacctggtattaaaaacatttaaaccaCATACCATGGCACTGTTTCTAAATTAAGACGACTAGAGAATACCGTCAACAATTGTGATTGGACTAAATAATGGCAactgaccagcagggggcgctgtacTTCACATGGAGAATGTTTACAAAAGTACGAATAGTGCGGACGTCATTTCGAATGTCAGGATTCCTCACGGTGTCCACGTGGCCTCACATCTTTGAGACGTTTGACCCATCCAAAATGAGTCAACGCTTTTATGATATACACAAAGGCTATGACTGGTAAGTCAACGAGGCAGGACATGCGGTACACGTGAGAAAACGCGCCAGGCTGCTATTCTGACACGACTCCATTCTTCAAGAGGTGGAAAAATACGTGCTATGCGGAGTCGGTACAAGTCTGCTTTCCCTCACAACACTGGTGCAGACTTGGGCATCAGCTGCTCCCCGTCCCTGACACAGCGCTGTTGTTTTCCTCTGAATGCGTGACTGTGTGTCCGTGCCCACCCCCTTAAGCGAGATCATGCGTACTAAAACACAAATGACAAGTACCAGGGAACACAGACGTTCAGCAGCAGTGTGGTTATACGGCTCTGGccctccatctttccaagcgaCCCTTATTCTAATAAAAATGAATCTGACAGACAAGGGCAGCTGACAGGGTCAGTGACTAAAGCAAACGATCAAAAGACATTACCGATCAATTGCCGCAATACTGCAAACTGAAACGTAGCAACTCGTCCAAACTCCTCACGGATTCGTCTTAGTACCTTATAGTTTTCCAGCTCCATGCGAAGCCGGTTGTTGGCCGCGAGCAGGTCGCGGTTCCGCGTCTCGCACTGCTTCAGCTCGGTCTCCAGCTCCACCTCGTAGTCGCGGCTCATCTGCTGAAACTCCTGCAGCTCCTCTTGGGAGATATCGGCCCTGGAGAGAGCCGAAGGCAGAGCCCAGCCGTATAAGAGGCAGCCGAAGGCAGACACGTACACGCCCGCAGACGCGAGACTCACCTGTGCTTGTGCTCCGCAGCTCGACTCCTCCAGTAGTCCCGCTCCTCTTCCACCGTAGGAAACGTACGCGGCTCCGAGTCACTCATCGCTGTCCGCTACCAGATATGCACCAAAGGCTGACCTCAGCTCGACAAAACCTATGTAAGCAAATCAAAAATAATTGCATACAACAATTCATTTGGTGGTATTAGCTAACCAACAGACTTTTAGTGCCTTTTTAAGCCCTCAAAAAAAAACTCACGATAAAAAATAACTAACTAAAATCGAGGTACAAATAAAACTCATTTTCGCCCACAGCCGAGTAAAATCAGGCGATCAGTGTAACATACTTTAAATGAGCTTATACAGCTAGTTAAAGCAGCCGTTATTTAGGCCAGGTCCGAAATGTCATGCGATGTCTATTTAACTTGTATATTTAACTGATAATTAGGTCACTTAGCCAGTGATTTAGCTAACGGCAGCCACACGTATTCTTCCGTTGAGATCTCCGGCCGACTAGCTGGCTAACTtgtacaggtctgtgacatCTTTAACCGCTAACCGCCCCGCCACGCAGGGATGAGACGGGGATATATATGTCAACACCACTTTTACTTCACCAGAGGAAACCTTCGTTAAAAAAATAACGAAGCGGAGTTCAAAACCGAACAACTTGTTTGCTAACACAGTTAGTTGCCGTTGTACTGAAGTTTACAGGAATGCTAACTAGTTAGCAACGTAAATGTAAGTTGTCTGGCTCGCGAGCGGACGTTACGGGTCGGGCCGAAGAGCCGGCAGGCTAAAGTTAGCTCGCTAACAACTTACCGAAAGTTAACGTAACTTTGGGAAGTCTGTGTTCCGACACCTCGGTTAACACAACTCGGCTAGACGTGTTAATGGTTGTTTTTACTCATTCGGCGTGTGGTTTAATTGCGGTGAAGTGGCCGGATTAGAGGCGCCCGACAGCAAGAGACCTCGCTGAAACAATAGAAATCCCCTCAGTTCACTCTTCCACAGAACTATGGGTGCGTTAACTAACAGAACCCTCGTGATGCTGTGATCTACACATCATACGCAACAAGGATTTCCGCGAACACATAGTTTAGAGATCAGTCAATCCGCGCATATTTACTTGGGCCACAAGCGCCCTATTCGTCTCGGGAGTGACCTAAGGACGATTGCTATTGGACAATTTGTAATGACACATCGTTCTTGAATGCCTTTTATTGGCCAATCGGCGTCAGACGTTTTACATGTCATGTCTCCACTTGCCCAGTCGACGGCACCATAAGCACGTTTTACTTTTACatgttctgttttattttgATATACCAACTCCGGAGACAAGAGCAACGCATCCGCCATCGCCAGTTTGTGGGTGAAAGCAGCCCGTCTGATTTCACTGGCGATAAATATATGAATTCTAAGGTGTTAGCAAATTTAATTGTATAAATTAACAATACCGTGTTGATTTTGAACTATTAGATGCCGAAATCTACGTATAGTAGGTCAATATTTCACGttattatgtaaaaaaaaaatggtcgCTTAATCAAAatttgtatttatatagcgctttttacaacagttgtcacaaagcagctttacaagtgtctgagtccaagcccccagtgagcatgCCATGGACGACAGTggtaaggaaaaactccctaagagcatgtggaagaaaccttgagaggaacaagactcagggggattgacagatagatagatactttattgatcccagagggaaattcctgaTTAGAGAGATACAAAAACAAAGTGCTGCGGTCCAGTGCTGCGGAaatacagccatagcaggggcGAATTCGGGGcggtgagagggtccagggcagAGGGTCCTTCATCCACAGTTAGATAGGGCAGtcggttgatccttcatcatagctggttagCAGGAGGTGGCTGGTCCAGGGTGGATCTTgggaaaggctcgtctctcctcgtctcagtatttctcgAGTAGGCGCgcagccatttggaaaaacaAAAGAGGGAAAATTATGGGATCATGTGCGGGACAGAAGaaatataaacatttctggagtgtggcagcaacgcCGCCattaaattataaaattattgAGCGTACAAGTCTGCCTCCATCAACGTGGAGTGAGTGGTGTCATATcctgatatatatatagcttACTGAATCACCaagtaatgttttttttctcataCCTATCACTTTTTCTGTCATTAAGTCACTTTATTTTGCTGCCCTTGGCCTTTTATGGAAATAAACATTTTGGGGGTTAATCGTTTAATTACTAAACGTACAAACGCACCACAGCAACGTTTAGACACGGTGTTTTTTTACGATTTGGAGTCAGTACTTTTATAGCGTTTTTTTTTCATAAGAGGCTGTGGTCTATGAGAAAAGAGTAAGGTGACGTATGACAAGTCATATCCAAGACTTCGGGAAAACCCAATGTATGAGGGCAGACCCTAATGGGTCGACTGAAGTGAGACTTCCtgaaaatgtataaatgtatttaatttagaTGTCAGCTGCTTCTCCATCCAAGTTAATGACAAAAATACCAAGAGATTTTTATTCTTTTACAGATTTCATTCTGAATGAGAGATGACATCTCTGAATTAATTCAGTATTCAGAACTATAATAACAATACAAAGTTTGCTTTCAGGGAATTTACTGGAGCACAACAATAAAAATGATTTACAgaggcaaaataaaaaaaaataaaaaactgcaGTCCAGATTTTACAGAAAGCAGATGCAATGTATGGTAACACTTcacattaagtgtttacttactaacgtgaagtaatacattagttaacatgaacaacacatgaagtaacacattaacaataattaactaatgttaagtaaacagttgcagctcctgttttggctctttgttgcttgCACCTTTTTTGGTGTgaccttaaaggaatatatttcattttactgatttacatacataagtaatgggtaacttggaaatatccagaatgtAGCAGCGTAGATTATTCACCCTTTAGTCCCTTTTGCTCCAAACAAAaacactaaagctctaaaaaggtgcgagcaacaaagagccaaaacgggagccgcaactgttacatgtttacttaacattagttaattattgttaatgtgttacttcatgtgttgttcatgttaactaatgcattacttcacattagtaagtaaacacttaatgtaaaaTGTTACCCAATGTATTTTAATTTCATATGACAGGAGAAATAGTGTACATGTAAACAGTTGATTACTGTGCGTGTCCACAGTAATCAACATCAgagtaagggcgtactcacactaggctctgtgatccgggcccgggcacggttgcctgccgaagcacggttcgtttggctagtgtgagcgctccaaccgtgcccgggcccggatcagttaaccgtgctcgggcccgcttgaagaggtgggccagggcacaattcatgtggactcgggcacggttcgcttctagtgtgagcgctatccgtgcccgggcccgcttggtgcctcgtgtgattggttcatttcgctggaactcaaacatgacatcagtgatgcgacgctc includes these proteins:
- the nde1 gene encoding nuclear distribution protein nudE homolog 1, encoding MSDSEPRTFPTVEEERDYWRSRAAEHKHRADISQEELQEFQQMSRDYEVELETELKQCETRNRDLLAANNRLRMELENYKEKYELQHSEAYRQIATLEGELAETTAIKDQLQKYIRELEQSNDDLERAKRATIMSLEDFEQRMNHVIERNAFLESELDEKENLLESVQRLKDEARDLRQELAVKQKQERKPSLSLSVDGERAETTPVRTPILAPPPLAATSQRPPGSASAFNTPPSSYSRIEGLTGTPLTTSARISALNIVGELLRKVGNLESKLASCRELHMQQRTPGRLSVQTAPREVLDSPPPSTKGLYDTGMVKRLDFGQGPKMVV